Genomic DNA from Bacterioplanes sanyensis:
GCTGGCAGCAGGCTGCACGGTCATCGCCAAACCGGCTGAGACCACGCCTTTTACCGCGCTATTGTTGGCGCAACTGTTCAGCGAGGCCGGTTTGCCGGCGGGTGTGGTCAATGTCGTTACCGGCCTTGGCAGCGATGCTGGCGCGCCATTAGTGTCGCACCCGGGCGTTCAACACGTGACCTTTACCGGCTCCGTCGACACCGGCGTTCATGTCATGCAATCGGCAGCGCCCAACATTACCCGTTTGACGTTAGAGCTGGGCGGCAAGTCACCGCTGATCGCACTGGACGATTGCGATCTCGACGCCGCCGCCGAAGGCGTACGTTGGGCGATTTTCTCTAACGCCGGGCAGATTTGCTCCGCCGGGTCGCGCTTAATCGTCTCCCGCCGTATTCATCAGGCCTTGCTAGCGCGCGTGGTAGAGCTGGCGCAGTCGATAAAACTGGGCCACCCAATGACCAATCCAGACATGGGGGCGATCAACTCAGAACTGCATTTGCAGCGCATCGAGCAACATGTCGAGGCCGCTCGCCAGCGTGGCTGTAACATTGTTTGCGGTGGCCAGATTACTTCCGACCCGGTGAGCGGCCGTGGCTGGTTCTATCAGCCCACGGTGGTCGATCAGTTGTCCATGGACGATCCCTTGGTGCAGCAAGAAGTATTTGGACCTGTGCTGGCGGTGCAAGTAGTCGACAGCGATGAAGAAGCGCTGGCAGCGGCCAATGCCACCGAATTTGGGCTAGTGAGCGGTGTTTATAGCCGCGATATTCAGCGCGCACTGCGCTTGGCACGCGACATTGACGCCGGTCAGGTCACCATCAATGACTATTGGGCGGGCGGCGTAGAATTGCCCTTTGGCGGCTCGCGCAAGTCCGGATTTGGCAAAGAAAAAGGCTGGGAAGGGTTGGATGCTTACACCAAAACCAAAAGCATCGCCGTCAAGCTGTAAAACAATAACAGCGGCCACCGCGCCGCCATGGCCGCAGTGCCAGCCCGTGTAAATCACCCTGTGGTGATCAGCGGCTCGCGCAGCGGCGATTTGAGGAGGAACGCATGTCCATCAAACAATTGACTCACGACCTGCAACACCGACGAATTTCGCGGCGCACATTTATGCAACAGGCCACGGCCATGGGCATCACCCTGGCTGGCGCCAGCAGCATGGCCAACTCCGCCATGGCGGCCACGCCGAAACCGGGCGGTCGGCTAACAGTGGGCTTTGCTCAAGGCAGCTCGTCGGACTCATTAGACCCGGCCACCTACGCCAACGATTTCATGTTTTCCCTCGGCTACGCGGTGTTCAACAACCTGACCGAAATCGCCCCCGACGGATCAGTGCAGGCGGAGCTGGCCGAGCACTATGAAGCTTCGCCCGATGCCCGCATCTGGACCTTTAACCTGCGCCGCGACGTGGCTTTCTCCAACGGTCAGCCGCTGACCTCCGCCGATGTGTTGGCCACACTAAAGCACCACACCAGCGAGCAATCCACTTCCGGCGTCAAGCCGCTGCTGGCACAAATCATCGACATGCAAGCGCCGGATGCGCACACCCTGGTATTCACTCTGGCTGGCGGCAATGCCGACTTCCCGTTTGTATTTGCCGATTACCACCTCGGCATTCGCCCAGCCGTAAAAGGCAAGATCGACCCAGCCACGCGTATTGGCAGCGGCGGTTACAGCCTGGAAGAATTTGAGCCCGGTGTGCGCGCGGTACTAAAGCGTCGCGAAGGCTACTGGAAAGCCGGGCGTGCACACCTGTCGACGGTGGAGCTGAATACCATTGCCGACCCAGCGGCGCGCATGAGTGCGTTGATGACCGGCGAGGTGGACCTGATCGACCGCCCGGATTTGAAAGCCATTCACATGCTCAAACGTGTGCCTGGGGTGAAAATCCATACCGCCAACGGCACCTTGCACTACACCATGCCGATGATGGTCAATGCAGCGCCGTTCGACGACGCCAATGTTCGCCAAGCGTTGAAGTACGCCATCGACCGCGAATCGCTGGTGAGCAAGGTGCTCAAGGGCTACGGCAGAGTCGGCAACGACCACCCCATTGCCTCATCGATGCCTTTTTACGCCAGCGAACTGCCGCAGCGCCAGTACGACCCGGAAAAAGCCAAACACTATTTGCGCAAAGCCGGTTTGTCGTCCTTGGACGTGCAGATTCACACCTCGGATGCGGCGTTTTCCGGTGCTGTTGATGCCAGCATTTTGTTTTCCGAAAGCGCGCGCCAAGCCAATATCAACCTGAAGGTGGTGCGTGAGCCCAATGACGGTTATTGGTCCAATGTGTGGATGAACAAGGCATTTTGCACCAGTTATTGGGGCGGGCGTCCAACGCCCGATCTGATGTTTTCTGCCGGCTACGCCGCCGACGCCGCATGGAATGCCACACGCTGGCAAAATCCGCAGTTCAACAAACTACTGACCGATGCACGCGCCGAGCTAGACCAGCAAAAACGTGCCGCCATGTACGCCGAGATGCAGCGCTTATGTCGCGATGATGGCGGTGCTTTGATTCCGATGTTTGGTCAGTATGTGTCGGCCATGAGCGACAGGGTGCAGATGCCAGAGCAAATTTCAGAAATGTGGGATCTGGATTGTTTACGCTTCATCGAGCGCTGGTGGGTCGCCTGAGGAAGCTGCATGAAACACATACTGATACTCATCGGCCAACGCTTAGCGTTGGGCCTGGTGACGTTATTTATCGTCTCGGCGCTGATTTTTATCGGCATTGAGCTATTGCCCGGCGACTTGGCGCAAGCCGTGCTCGGACAGGCCGCCACACCAGAGACCGTGGCAGCGTTTCGCCAGCAACTGGGGCTGGATCAACCGGCCTGGAGTCGATACCTGCAGTGGTTAAGCAACGCTCTGCAAGGTGACTTTGGGCAGTCGTTGGCTAACGGTCGTGAGCTCAGTGAACTGCTGCCGGGGCGGTTAAGTAACACGCTGTTTTTGGCCGTTATTGCTGCGGTGATTGCCGTACCGCTGGCGCTGATTCTGGGCATCTTGTGTGTCTTGTGGCGCAACTCTTGGTTTGACCGCGCCACCAATGCCAGCGCGCTGACCGCCATTTCCCTGCCGGAGTTTTTTGTCGCTTATGTATTGATCGCCGTACTGGCGATTGAACTGCGCTGGTTTCCGGCGCTGGCCCAGGTGGAAACCGCCAGCACCACAGGCGAGGCCTTGTATCGCTCCTTCTTACCGGCGCTGACGCTGATTCTGGTGGTGGTCGCGCATATGATGCGCATGACCAGAGCGTCGCTGCTGAATGTGATGGCGCGACCTTACATCGAAATGGCGCGGTTAAAAGGCGTTGGCCCGCTGCGCCTCATTTTGCGTCATGCCCTGCCCAATGCCATTGGCCCGATTGTGAATGTGATTGCCTTAAACCTGGCCTACTTAATTGTGGGTGTGGTGGTGGTTGAGGTGGTGTTTGTCTACCCAGGCCTGGGGCAGTTATTGGTCGATTCGGTGATTAAACGCGACATCCCTGTGGTTCAGGCGGTCAGCTTGTTTTTTGCTGGCACCTACATCTTGCTGAACTTGCTGGCAGATGTGGTCGCAATTGTTGCTAATCCGCGTTTGCGCCATGCTCAGCGATAAAGGTGTTCGATGTTGATGACAAAGCTGAAAGCCATTCCCTTTTCTGCCCTGTTTGGCCTCACCGTCATTGCGATGGTGGCCTTGGTTGGGCTGTTTGCTCCGTGGCTGGCACCATACGGTGAAACCGCCATTGTCGGCGAGCAATATGAACCTTGGAGCCCAGAGTTTGTGTTTGGCACCGATAATCTCGGCCGCGATATGTTGTCGCGACTGATTTACGGTGCGCGCAATACCGTTGGTCTGGCGCTGTTCACCACCACTATTGCCTTTTCTATTGGCTCCTTGCTGGGCATTTTGTCGGCGTTAAAAGGCAGCTGGTTCGACTTGCTGATGTCACGCCTGATCGATGTCCTAATGGCGGTGCCGCCGCTGATTCTGGCATTGATGCTGCTGGCCATTGTCGGCCCATCGATGAGCAATATGGTGGCGGTGATTGCCCTGATTTACATCGCACCGGTGTTTCGTTTGGCCCGGGCGGCGGCGCAGAACGTGGTACAGCTGGAGTATGTCGAAGCGGCGCGGCTGCGCGGTGAAGGCACCTGGTGGCTGATTCGCCATGAAATCCTGCCCAACATCACCACCACCTTGGTGGCGGAGTTTGGCCTGCGTTTTTGTTTTGTGTTTTTGTTTATTGCCGCGCTGTCGTTTTTGGGGCTGGGCATCCAGCCGCCGACGGCGGATTGGGGCTCGATGGTGAAAGAAAACGCCACCTTGATCACCTTTGGCGATATCACCCCGCTGTTACCCGCCGGCGCCATTGCCTTGTTGGCAGTGTCGGTTAACTTTGTTGTCGATTGGATGCTGCATCAATCCAGCGGCCTGAAAGACTGAGGAGCACAGATGAGCCAACCCTCTAACAGCCTGCTGCGCGTTCGCCAGCTGCAACTGAAGGCGAACCAGCACACCATCGTCGACAACATCAGCTTTGATTTGCACCCAGGTGAAGTGTTGGGCCTGGTGGGCGAGTCGGGCGCCGGCAAGTCCTCCCTTGGCTTAGCCACCATGGGCTACGCCCGCGCGGGTTGTGAGTTTACTGCTGGCAGCGTCGAATTTCGTGGCCAGGATTTGCTGGCGATGACGGAAAAACAACGGCGCGAGTTGCGTGGGCGCGATATCGCGTATGTGGCTCAGTCCGCCGCTGCCTCATTTAACCCGGCACATTGTTTGTTGGATCAGTTCTGCGAGTCGCCCACGCTGCATAACGTCAGCTCACTCAGTACCGCACGCGAAGACGCAGTGCAGTTGTACCAGCAAATGCAGCTCCCTAACCCACAGCAGATCGGCTGGTGTTATCCACACCAATTGTCGGGCGGTCAATTGCAGCGTGCCATGACCGCCATGGCGATGGCGTGCCGGCCGCAACTGATTATTTTTGATGAACCCACCACCGCGCTGGATGTCACCACACAAATTGAAGTGCTGGCCGCCATTCGCGGCATTGTGGAAAAGTACAATACCGCCGCTATTTACATCACCCACGACCTGGCAGTGGTGGCACAGATGGCCGACCGTATCATGGTGCTGAAAGACGGCAAAACCGTCGAGCAGGCGCCCACGCGCAGTATTTTATCGGCGCCGACACAAGACTATACCCGCTCGCTGTGGTCGGTGCGCGCTCTGCAGGTGGCGGACAAAAGCGAGTCCGACCAGCGCCGAGAGCCGCTTCTGACCCTGCGTGACGTGCATGCCAGCTATGGCGATAAAGCGGTACTGCACGGCATCAATTTTGACGTCGCACGCGGGCGCACGGTTGCGGTGGTGGGCGAGTCGGGGTCGGGCAAATCCACCATGGCCAAAGTGATCAGCGGCTTGCTGCCACCCCGCCAGGGCGAAATTTTGTTTGCAGGTCAGCCACTGGCAGGCAACTACCGCCAGCGTCAGCGCGCCGATTTGCGCCATATTCAGTTCATCTACCAAATGCCTGATACAGCGCTCAATCCACGCCAGCGCATTGGTGACATCATCGGTCGGCCGTTGAGTTTTTATCTCGGCCTGCGCGGTGAGCAAAAGCAGCAACGGGTGCGTGAGCTGCTGAGTTTGATTGAACTCGACCCAGATCAGTTTATGCATCGCCGCCCAGAAGAACTGTCCGGTGGACAAAAACAGCGCGTTGGCATTGCCAGAGCACTGGCCGCCGAGCCGGAATTCATCATCTGTGACGAAGTCACCTCTGCCCTCGACCAGCTAGTGGCCGAGGGCATTTTGAAACTGTTAATGCGCCTGCAACGCGAGTTAAACATTGCTTATCTGTTTATCACCCACGATCTGGCCACGGTGCGCGGCATCGCCGACGACATTCTGGTGATGAATCAGGGCCGTATCGTCGAGCAGGGCACCAAGCGACAAGTACTGCAGCCGCCACATCATCCGTACACCGAGCTGTTGCTATCGTCGGTGCCGGAAATGGACCCAGATTGGCTCACTCGGCGCTGCACCGAGCAACGCAATAAAGACACCATTCACAATCGCGAAGTGGCGCTGTAAGCACGATTCCCACAGCTGTGTTTGGGCCGGTATACTCAGCCCAGCACAGTTAACGCGAGAGATAAGCATGTCCAGTTCCGACAGCCGTAAACCCAACCACGGCTTGTGGCCCAACCTTCTGTTTAACATTGTTATTCCCACCCTGATCCTGACCAAAGGCAGCGGCGACGACTGGCTCGGCCCAACACTGGGCGTGATTGTCGCGCTGTCGTTCCCCATCTGTTTTGGCCTGTGGGATCTGAAAAAGGCCGGCAAGGTGAACGCATTTTCCGTGCTCGGCATCGTCAGCGTGATGCTGACAGGCGGGATCAGTTTGCTGAAGCTGCCACCGGAGTACATCGCCATCAAAGAAGCGGCCATTCCTGGGCTGATTGGCATCGCTGTGTTGCTGTCGGTGAATACGCGCTTCTCGTTGATTCGTCTGATTATTCTCAACGACGAAGTGCTGGACGTGGAACGTTTGTTGAATCTGGTGCGTGAACGCGGTGAGCAGGCCACCTTCGACTATCACTTATCGATTGCTAATAAGATCGTAGCGGCGTCGTTCTTTTTATCGGCAGTGCTGAACTATGGCTTGGCGCGCTATCTGATCACCAGCCCAGCCGGTACACCCGAGTACAACGAACAGCTCGGCACCATGACCGCGATGAGTTATCCGGTGATCGTGTTACCCAGCATGATTGTGCTCGGTGGCGCCATTTGGTACCTGTTCCGGCACATTAAAAAAGCTACCGGGCAGAGCCTTGAGGACTTTGTTCGCCAATAGCGGGCAACTCAAACCCTTGCTGGTGTAACCAGCTGACGGCGCTGTCGAGCTGATCAAAATGGCGCAGCTCAAAGCGCCCGTCCGGCCTGACCAAATCCTGCAGATGAACGCGTTTTAACACCGAGGGCGCGTACACATGCGCCGCACGCTGCAAGCCATGATCGGTGCACCAGCCCACCAAAGAGTCAATCACTGGGTTGATCTCAGGTACGCCCAAACTCCAGTCGTCCAACGTGACTAAGTGCGCCCAGGGCTGACCACTTTGCGCTAACTTCGCAGCGCAATCACGAAACTGCTGATCGTAAGCCAGCGCTGCCTCAAGGTTCCAACCTCCGGCTAGGTGCGCCACCACCACACGGTTGAAAACCGCGAGTTCAAACTCACCGTGCTGCGTCCACTCACTCACCACCATCACTGATCGCCCTCGCTACCCTCATCACCGCCTGTGCCTCGCTATTTGCCGAGGCGAAACCATACACCGTGACCAAACGCCACTCTAGTTGTACAATACATATACACACGTACAAGATATGACGCTTATGCAACCTCGATTAGTGGTGATTCTGGCCGATCAGTTGAGCAATGACATTGCCAGCTTGCGCGCTGCCGACCCACAGCGCGATCTGGTGGTGCTGGCCGAAGTCGACGATGAGGCCCGCTACGTGCCTCACCACCCGCAAAAAATCGCGCTGCTGTTCAGCGCCATGCGTCACTTTGCTGAGCAACTGGAGCAGCAAGGCTGGCGTGTGCATTACCACCAATACCAGCCACAAGGGCCTGCGCGCTCATTGCTTGATGTGCTGCACGCCTTGCACGCGCAGCATGATTTCGCCCAAGTACTGATTACCCAGTGCGGTGAATACCGTTTGCAGCATCTGATTGAGCAACACTGGCCAGCAGCTCTTGGTATTGAGGTGCAATGTTTGCAAGACGATCGCTTTGTTACCACGCCCGAGCAATTTGCCCAGTGGGCCAAAGGACGTAAGCAATTGCGGATGGAGTACTTCTATCGCAATGTGCGCCGCCAAACAGGCTTGCTAATGGAGGACGACGAACCGGTTTCCGGGCAATGGAATCTGGATGCCAACAATCGCAAGGCCTACAAAGGCGAAGTACCGATTCCCCCCCAGCTGCAGTTTGAACGTGATGATATCGACCGCGAAGTACTGGCACTGGTTGAGCAGCATTTTGCCGATCACGCTGGTGAACTGACCGCTTTCCATTGGGCCACTACGCGCGACGATGCGTTGCAGGCATTGCAGCACTTTATTGAGCATCGGCTGCCTTGGTTTGGCGATTACCAAGACGCCATGGTGCGCGGCGAAAGCTTTATGTTTCACAGCTTAATATCGCCCTATCTCAATTGCGGCCTGTTGCAGCCGATGGAAGTGTGCCTAGCCGCAGAGCGAGCCTGGCAGCAAGGCAAAGCGCCGCTAAACGCGGTGGAAGGATTTATTCGCCAGATTATTGGTTGGCGTGAATACGTGCGTGGCATTTATTGGCTCACCATGCCGGACTATGCCAGGCTAAATCGGTTAGAAAATACCCGTCCCTTGCCAGCCTTTTATTGGCATGGCGACACCAAAATGCAATGCATGAAGCAGTGCTTCGCCAGCACATTTCAATACGCCTATGCCCACCACATTCAGCGCTTAATGGTCACCGGTAATTTCGCCTTGCTGGCGGGAATCGAACCGCAACAAATCTGCGATTGGTATTTAGCCGTGTACGCCGATGCCTACGATTGGGTCGAGCTGCCTAACACCTTGGGCATGGTGATGCACGCTGACGGTGGTTACCTAGGCAGCAAGCCGTATGCCGCCTCCGGTAATTACATCAATAAAATGTCCGACTATTGCTCGCACTGTCATTATTCGGTGAAAACCGCCACCGACGAGGGCAGTTGTCCCTTTAACAGTCTTTATTGGCATTTTATGCAACGTCATCGCCAGCAATTTTCACGTAACCCACGCATGACCATGGTGTATCGCAGCTTTGACCGTATGCAACCGCAAAAACAAGACAACATTATTGCCCGTGCCGAGCACCTACTGGACAACATCGAGGCATTGTAATGGCACATAAAAAAACACAGCTCGCAGAAAAAACCTGCCAGACCTGTGGTCGCCCGTTTAGCTGGCGCAAGAAATGGCAAAACGTATGGCAACAGGTGCGTTATTGCAGTGAGCGCTGCCGCCGTAATAAACACACGCCACCGCCCAATGCCTGTGCCGCTGGCATGGTTGAAGATGAATTTTAGCGCCACCCATACAGCGCGTAGGAGCATCGTATGAACTTGATCTGGCTGCGCAACGATTTACGTTTGCACGACCACCCCGGGTTTCAGCTGGCGCAACAGCAGCAACAACCAGTGGCGGTGGTGTATATTTTGCCGCACAGCTGGCTGCAACCCGCGGAGCTGTCGCTTAATCGTCTGGCGAAAGCGAAAGCGCGCTTTTTACGTGCTTGTCTGATCGACCTGCATCGCAATCTGTATTTACAAAATATTCCGCTGCAAATTCTATACGGCGACCCGGTTGACCTATTAAGCCAATGGCATCAGCAACAACCGTTTCAGCTGCTGACCCACAGCCCACAGGCGCCAGAAGAAAGCGATTGGCTGCAAGCAATTGAGCAGCAAGGCATCAGTACCACCACGTACGACAACCAAACGCTGTTTTCAGCAACGCAGATGGCGCCGCTGTTGTCTGACTGGCCTGCCAGTTTCAGTCAATTCAGACGTCATGTGGAAAAACAGCTCACAGTAGATATTTCTGCCGCGCAAAAACCCGTCCATCTCACCAATACCGGTATTGAGGCGCCTTATATTACCCACGTCCCCTGGCCGACGGATTTTAGCAGCGCCGATAATGTGCGTAGCTTTCATTTAAATGGAGGTGAAAGTGCTGGTGAAAACTGGCTCACGCATTATTTATGGCAAAGCCAGTCGATACGCCACTATAAAGACACACGCAATCAACTGGTGGGACAAGAATATTCCAGCCAGTTGTCTGCCTATTTAGCCTGGGGTTGCTTATCGGCGCGCAAGGTCTGGCATGCCATTACCGCTTTTGAAGCGGTGCATGGTGAGGACGAGCACAGTTACTGGCTGCGCTTTGAGTTGCTATGGCGGGAGTATTTCCATTGGTCCATGCGGGTTCATGGCAAACGTTGCTTTTTTTATTCTGCACTGAGTGGCGAGTCGCTGAGTGCGCCGGCATTAAAAACCTCACACTGTAGCAGCTGGCAAGCCGCCAGCACAGGCATGCCAGTGATTGACGCAGGCTTGCGAGAACTGAAGCAAACCGGCTTTACCTCCAACCGCATGCGCCAGTGGTTGGCCAGTTATTTTATTAACGAGTTAGCGCTGGATTGGCGCCTGGGTGCGCAATTCTTTGAGCGCTATTTAATCGATTACGATGTGGCCAGCAATTGGGGCAACTGGGCTTATTTGGCCGGTGTTGGCCATGATCCTCGCGGCAAACCCGGCGCCGGGCGCTATTTTGATTTGAATAAACAACTGCGGCGCTACGATCCGCAGCTGTCGCACATTCAGCAGTGGTTGCCAGAGCTAGCTGAATGCTCTGTTGACGATATTTGCGCCCATCAAAACGGCACCACCATCTTGGCAAATTACCCAGCACCGGTGCAATCACTGCGCTCATGAAGCTGGCCCTGTTGTGGTTTAAACGCGACTTACGCCTGTACGATCATGCTGCGTTGGCGGCCGCGGTTGAGTTTTGCCGCCAAAACGACTGCCCGCTGGTGGGTGTATACAGCTTTGAACACGAGTATTGGCAACTGCCTGATACCAGCCAGCGACAGTGGGCATTTATTCGCGAGTGCCTACTACAGTTAGATCAGCAGTGGCGTCAACTGGGCGCCGGTGAGCTAATCGGCGTCTCCGCCGAGCTCAGTGCTCTGTTGCCCACTTGGCAGCAACAAGGCTTTGACATCACCTTATTTAGCCATGAAGAAACCGGCAATGGCTGGACCTATGCTCGCGACAAACGCGTGCACAAGTGTTGTCGCCAGCTGGGTATTACCTGGCATGAATTTGCGCAATTTGGTGTGCGCAGGCCGCACCGCAATCGAGACGATTGGGCCGAGCACTGGCAGCAGTGCATGGTGCAACCGTGCCACCCTCAACCAGCATCGCTGCCGGCCTACCAACAGGCGATGACACTGCATGGGAGCCAACCCATTTCGGCGTTGTCTGATACGGCTTGCCCGGAGCTGTGGAGCTGCCCTGCGCGACAGAGTGGTGGACGCGCACAGGCGTTGGCCTTGTGGCACAGCTTTATCGACCAGCGTGGGCGTTTTTATCGCTCACAAATCAGCTCACCGCTAACGGCGGAGCAAGCTTGCTCGCGCCTTAGCCCATATTTGGCTTTGGGATGCATCAGTGTGCGTGAGCTGCTGCAGGCCACACGACAGCAGCGTCAGAAAAGCAGCGATGGTTATTTCAAACGCAGCCTCGCCGCTTTTGAAAGTCGCCTGTGGTGGCATTGCCATTTTATTCAAAAATTAGAAGACCAACCGGATATGGAGTGGCAAGCGCTGCACCCAGCCTATCGACAGCTGCGCAGCGAGATAAATTCCGACTGGCAACAGGCCTGGCAGCTGGGCCAAACCGGCTGGCCGTTAGTGGATGCCTGCATGCGTTATTTGCATCATCATGGCTGGCTGAATTTCCGCATGCGCGCCATGTTGATGTCGATCATCAGTTATCCACTGTGGCAACCCTGGCAACCAGCGGCGCAGTTTTTAGCCGCACAATTTGTTGATTACGAGCCGGGGATTCACTATCCGCAGGTACAAATGCAAGCCGGTACCACCGGCATCAATATTCCGCGTATGTACAACCCCACGCTACAGGCACAAAAGCTCGAC
This window encodes:
- a CDS encoding aldehyde dehydrogenase family protein — translated: MTQTTAPSVAQHLTQPLPDQHFIDGQFVTSHSQEYLTSYDPGSGDVLGRFAAGNADDIEQAVQSSQQAFATWRHTAPAQRASILLKAAQLLRQREQLIATVECLDSGKTLSEARGDVQGSARLLEYYAGAADKLDGRSVPLGPEQMAWTVREPVGVTAHIIPWNYPTSTFIRGVAPALAAGCTVIAKPAETTPFTALLLAQLFSEAGLPAGVVNVVTGLGSDAGAPLVSHPGVQHVTFTGSVDTGVHVMQSAAPNITRLTLELGGKSPLIALDDCDLDAAAEGVRWAIFSNAGQICSAGSRLIVSRRIHQALLARVVELAQSIKLGHPMTNPDMGAINSELHLQRIEQHVEAARQRGCNIVCGGQITSDPVSGRGWFYQPTVVDQLSMDDPLVQQEVFGPVLAVQVVDSDEEALAAANATEFGLVSGVYSRDIQRALRLARDIDAGQVTINDYWAGGVELPFGGSRKSGFGKEKGWEGLDAYTKTKSIAVKL
- a CDS encoding ABC transporter substrate-binding protein; this translates as MSIKQLTHDLQHRRISRRTFMQQATAMGITLAGASSMANSAMAATPKPGGRLTVGFAQGSSSDSLDPATYANDFMFSLGYAVFNNLTEIAPDGSVQAELAEHYEASPDARIWTFNLRRDVAFSNGQPLTSADVLATLKHHTSEQSTSGVKPLLAQIIDMQAPDAHTLVFTLAGGNADFPFVFADYHLGIRPAVKGKIDPATRIGSGGYSLEEFEPGVRAVLKRREGYWKAGRAHLSTVELNTIADPAARMSALMTGEVDLIDRPDLKAIHMLKRVPGVKIHTANGTLHYTMPMMVNAAPFDDANVRQALKYAIDRESLVSKVLKGYGRVGNDHPIASSMPFYASELPQRQYDPEKAKHYLRKAGLSSLDVQIHTSDAAFSGAVDASILFSESARQANINLKVVREPNDGYWSNVWMNKAFCTSYWGGRPTPDLMFSAGYAADAAWNATRWQNPQFNKLLTDARAELDQQKRAAMYAEMQRLCRDDGGALIPMFGQYVSAMSDRVQMPEQISEMWDLDCLRFIERWWVA
- a CDS encoding ABC transporter permease, yielding MKHILILIGQRLALGLVTLFIVSALIFIGIELLPGDLAQAVLGQAATPETVAAFRQQLGLDQPAWSRYLQWLSNALQGDFGQSLANGRELSELLPGRLSNTLFLAVIAAVIAVPLALILGILCVLWRNSWFDRATNASALTAISLPEFFVAYVLIAVLAIELRWFPALAQVETASTTGEALYRSFLPALTLILVVVAHMMRMTRASLLNVMARPYIEMARLKGVGPLRLILRHALPNAIGPIVNVIALNLAYLIVGVVVVEVVFVYPGLGQLLVDSVIKRDIPVVQAVSLFFAGTYILLNLLADVVAIVANPRLRHAQR
- a CDS encoding ABC transporter permease, producing the protein MTKLKAIPFSALFGLTVIAMVALVGLFAPWLAPYGETAIVGEQYEPWSPEFVFGTDNLGRDMLSRLIYGARNTVGLALFTTTIAFSIGSLLGILSALKGSWFDLLMSRLIDVLMAVPPLILALMLLAIVGPSMSNMVAVIALIYIAPVFRLARAAAQNVVQLEYVEAARLRGEGTWWLIRHEILPNITTTLVAEFGLRFCFVFLFIAALSFLGLGIQPPTADWGSMVKENATLITFGDITPLLPAGAIALLAVSVNFVVDWMLHQSSGLKD
- a CDS encoding ABC transporter ATP-binding protein; translation: MSQPSNSLLRVRQLQLKANQHTIVDNISFDLHPGEVLGLVGESGAGKSSLGLATMGYARAGCEFTAGSVEFRGQDLLAMTEKQRRELRGRDIAYVAQSAAASFNPAHCLLDQFCESPTLHNVSSLSTAREDAVQLYQQMQLPNPQQIGWCYPHQLSGGQLQRAMTAMAMACRPQLIIFDEPTTALDVTTQIEVLAAIRGIVEKYNTAAIYITHDLAVVAQMADRIMVLKDGKTVEQAPTRSILSAPTQDYTRSLWSVRALQVADKSESDQRREPLLTLRDVHASYGDKAVLHGINFDVARGRTVAVVGESGSGKSTMAKVISGLLPPRQGEILFAGQPLAGNYRQRQRADLRHIQFIYQMPDTALNPRQRIGDIIGRPLSFYLGLRGEQKQQRVRELLSLIELDPDQFMHRRPEELSGGQKQRVGIARALAAEPEFIICDEVTSALDQLVAEGILKLLMRLQRELNIAYLFITHDLATVRGIADDILVMNQGRIVEQGTKRQVLQPPHHPYTELLLSSVPEMDPDWLTRRCTEQRNKDTIHNREVAL
- a CDS encoding VC0807 family protein, whose protein sequence is MSSSDSRKPNHGLWPNLLFNIVIPTLILTKGSGDDWLGPTLGVIVALSFPICFGLWDLKKAGKVNAFSVLGIVSVMLTGGISLLKLPPEYIAIKEAAIPGLIGIAVLLSVNTRFSLIRLIILNDEVLDVERLLNLVRERGEQATFDYHLSIANKIVAASFFLSAVLNYGLARYLITSPAGTPEYNEQLGTMTAMSYPVIVLPSMIVLGGAIWYLFRHIKKATGQSLEDFVRQ
- a CDS encoding cryptochrome/photolyase family protein, yielding MQPRLVVILADQLSNDIASLRAADPQRDLVVLAEVDDEARYVPHHPQKIALLFSAMRHFAEQLEQQGWRVHYHQYQPQGPARSLLDVLHALHAQHDFAQVLITQCGEYRLQHLIEQHWPAALGIEVQCLQDDRFVTTPEQFAQWAKGRKQLRMEYFYRNVRRQTGLLMEDDEPVSGQWNLDANNRKAYKGEVPIPPQLQFERDDIDREVLALVEQHFADHAGELTAFHWATTRDDALQALQHFIEHRLPWFGDYQDAMVRGESFMFHSLISPYLNCGLLQPMEVCLAAERAWQQGKAPLNAVEGFIRQIIGWREYVRGIYWLTMPDYARLNRLENTRPLPAFYWHGDTKMQCMKQCFASTFQYAYAHHIQRLMVTGNFALLAGIEPQQICDWYLAVYADAYDWVELPNTLGMVMHADGGYLGSKPYAASGNYINKMSDYCSHCHYSVKTATDEGSCPFNSLYWHFMQRHRQQFSRNPRMTMVYRSFDRMQPQKQDNIIARAEHLLDNIEAL
- a CDS encoding DUF2256 domain-containing protein — protein: MAHKKTQLAEKTCQTCGRPFSWRKKWQNVWQQVRYCSERCRRNKHTPPPNACAAGMVEDEF
- a CDS encoding DASH family cryptochrome, yielding MNLIWLRNDLRLHDHPGFQLAQQQQQPVAVVYILPHSWLQPAELSLNRLAKAKARFLRACLIDLHRNLYLQNIPLQILYGDPVDLLSQWHQQQPFQLLTHSPQAPEESDWLQAIEQQGISTTTYDNQTLFSATQMAPLLSDWPASFSQFRRHVEKQLTVDISAAQKPVHLTNTGIEAPYITHVPWPTDFSSADNVRSFHLNGGESAGENWLTHYLWQSQSIRHYKDTRNQLVGQEYSSQLSAYLAWGCLSARKVWHAITAFEAVHGEDEHSYWLRFELLWREYFHWSMRVHGKRCFFYSALSGESLSAPALKTSHCSSWQAASTGMPVIDAGLRELKQTGFTSNRMRQWLASYFINELALDWRLGAQFFERYLIDYDVASNWGNWAYLAGVGHDPRGKPGAGRYFDLNKQLRRYDPQLSHIQQWLPELAECSVDDICAHQNGTTILANYPAPVQSLRS